From a single Accipiter gentilis chromosome 10, bAccGen1.1, whole genome shotgun sequence genomic region:
- the MRPL58 gene encoding peptidyl-tRNA hydrolase ICT1, mitochondrial isoform X1, translated as MAAHTLRSLCRPPLGLLAARFSQRAAAETEYRSIYSLDKLYPPRQDGNAAAASAPEETQPATLDIPLARLTVSYCRSSGPGGQHVNKVNTKAEVRFHLASADWIPEAVRQKMALMHRNKINRAGELIVSSEESRYQMRNLAICLEKIRTMVTEATEKPKVVSKETTQKLIERVEKMNRERLRQKKIHSNIKQSRKADFD; from the exons ATGGCGGCGCACACGCTGCGGAGCCTGTGCCGGCCGCCTCTGGGGCTTCTCGCTGCCCGGTTCTCGCAGCGGGCCGCCGCCGAGACCGAGTACCGGAGCATCTACAGCCTGGACAAGCTGTACCCGCCGCGGCAGGACGGcaacgccgccgccgccagcgctcCG GAGGAGACGCAACCGGCCACCCTCGACATTCCCCTGG CTCGCCTGACCGTGTCCTACTGCCGGAGCAGCGGCCCTGGGGGGCAGCACGTTAATAAAG TTAATACCAAGGCAGAAGTTCGGTTCCACCTGGCATCAGCAGACTGGATTCCAGAAGCTGTGAGACAAAAAATGGCATTGATG CATAGGAATAAGATAAACCGAGCTGGTGAGTTGATTGTGAGCTCTGAAGAGAGTCGCTACCAAATGAGGAATCTGGCGATTTGCTTAGAAAAAATCAGAACCATGGTCACGGAGGCTACCGAGAAGCCCAAGGTGGTATCTAAGGAGACAACACAGAAGCTCATAGAGAG gGTGGAAAAAATGAACCGTGAACGACTACGACAGAAAAAGATACACTCAAATATAAAACAGAGCAGGAAGGCAGACTTTGACTGA
- the MRPL58 gene encoding peptidyl-tRNA hydrolase ICT1, mitochondrial isoform X2, translated as MAAHTLRSLCRPPLGLLAARFSQRAAAETEYRSIYSLDKLYPPRQDGNAAAASAPETQPATLDIPLARLTVSYCRSSGPGGQHVNKVNTKAEVRFHLASADWIPEAVRQKMALMHRNKINRAGELIVSSEESRYQMRNLAICLEKIRTMVTEATEKPKVVSKETTQKLIERVEKMNRERLRQKKIHSNIKQSRKADFD; from the exons ATGGCGGCGCACACGCTGCGGAGCCTGTGCCGGCCGCCTCTGGGGCTTCTCGCTGCCCGGTTCTCGCAGCGGGCCGCCGCCGAGACCGAGTACCGGAGCATCTACAGCCTGGACAAGCTGTACCCGCCGCGGCAGGACGGcaacgccgccgccgccagcgctcCG GAGACGCAACCGGCCACCCTCGACATTCCCCTGG CTCGCCTGACCGTGTCCTACTGCCGGAGCAGCGGCCCTGGGGGGCAGCACGTTAATAAAG TTAATACCAAGGCAGAAGTTCGGTTCCACCTGGCATCAGCAGACTGGATTCCAGAAGCTGTGAGACAAAAAATGGCATTGATG CATAGGAATAAGATAAACCGAGCTGGTGAGTTGATTGTGAGCTCTGAAGAGAGTCGCTACCAAATGAGGAATCTGGCGATTTGCTTAGAAAAAATCAGAACCATGGTCACGGAGGCTACCGAGAAGCCCAAGGTGGTATCTAAGGAGACAACACAGAAGCTCATAGAGAG gGTGGAAAAAATGAACCGTGAACGACTACGACAGAAAAAGATACACTCAAATATAAAACAGAGCAGGAAGGCAGACTTTGACTGA